Proteins encoded together in one Anopheles darlingi chromosome 3, idAnoDarlMG_H_01, whole genome shotgun sequence window:
- the LOC125955156 gene encoding protein encore-like isoform X4 has translation MKFAGGKGKHLTRSHAMRESTSPPRTPTPRSPTDQLSGSSSSNSNSPGGGATTTNIDHSTAAIASDGDGTPLINGTAACQLERSPVDGSSDSTVPSGEPRHGKHVPNGNSSPNGKSQLDVDFPKLTPPKTSFNPNATSNGSNGSSLHVPSKAAKNGGGQSNSAGSTAANVSSKTNANRAVGEGGKVGCDSASSTTNSNVCGAETNGRLTQREPLLVATGSSSQDSGSSSSFDQPDGVEPHLGGSNRRGMATQCQSVLAVSVGAATEEQQQQHRSNRDDEESRNHGTPMSSVLTSSAPSANSNYCDNEGRQNQQQQHHHNNHHQHRHHQQQSAQQPREVYFAGNQHDDSEADATSQINIQFSHETETRYIQCDSPTESLMRSSGGSSGAINLLGAGAGNNATGTPSTPAANTASGNNGGSGSGGKKRSGASGKGGGSKAARLKNMSGGSSSSVDGGPAGAGPPTVSAGSGGGAGPGNASGSGGFAGSRDSCEQFTDQSGVNLLQFFKETLNKNFKDRNMLMKIEKELLALAMDRSRSQMKFPPMSSYNRMLIHRVAAYFGMEHNVDATQQCVIAEVTSGTRIPEIRFKNLISDSFSEEPRKSILKRDTHSFDEYHRFGGGGAGGVGSGGSGSGLLHCPDRGMLDRKAKSFEEREEEYDKTKRRLFKNRGEHDSEPDQWQWISTDVGGGDMGPMLTDMNVGPRHQQKLQNNRLLKVQSVSIEGRSDERPCVSKSHSFGGYGGSSQNASLLRGDSITSTKSAGARLFTKQDSNASANTPWRLSPSSSGSYLTSSYKTQSIRSDSVTPSPTGYGSGDHTPEPCGTSPSSTCGVMWAVTDMASVPKGSVLIDPQTFQPIVNQDGTLYHFDPSNLPPAAGGPWPGNGKVSKRKFEKQKSFSSKHNPQSSSSLESPIEASFAGRTVDCGQQTQAMTPLGDNPITTITTTTPTTITEEVVNELGCYDGTGGTGGLPLLDTTKDNADLDESSSICDEISQTTNELGAMKLQKHQATSPMLLASELQPVDMNEIQYGTNQSDHHGNLVSTALSSTPVLVDDVLVHRNDVEPSAVGGSAEVASCIALSTTASETECGDKLTLVSDLEPVESSVASAVQLLQVHEPVSSSTTLDAGEDVDEDDEGDDRSETPTDAGQEEVEEVDKKNDMVKVANVVQTVVPLASYTSSATPTGGVGGAPGASVGAYTVTYDGGGGGHPGTTVYGTPALSTTTYQTGPDGSIYAVPSSLVYTYPTTMDPSEMSGGYFVPVFDPQQRDAASLCSTPGASIYTASAGAPSTVLHPIAYTPTAAAAAAAAAAYGGTPLYQNPLVYSSDQFPTAQAAAAAQLSQYPISYPIGIGYPFNGATYQNYWNQPITYYVPQAPVQSATVGGPSLIMPSPIAQTPTNGAGSAGIITTTNAASATHGTVAGTSTAGPGMGGKRNGTPPNNHVGQGHAPSQPLPAPPSNHSASVTPVPISPYATNIPVPLPDPSSAAGAPMYAAFPQPLYPNMLPFASPLAAHPHSTAAATAAVNSMLPTAAPFHHHAAPQSSASGHHHHHHHHQQQQQQHQQPQHQPSHPHHNPIHSHSHPHGAGGSSAGGGAGSEATVGQGQHYGHAIGPNTAGASGGGGSNSSSSSASSSSHGSNNGTANAQTPQSTPSTPLSLPMSLPAHHGGGKGGSVPLFPTPPMVQHGPGAGGYSVTATSVHHHYGGQIVEERKNGGPGGYQGSSKGRLPNAPSSGGSYFNYSTAAGTGVRQMTPNGPVTGPAGTSTYQPNNKGGGSYATNTGNNTAGPTTGATGGPLILGPPPPGKGGNRHESGGAPTNSKPPLIPTLPTMVANTVPPSATGGAMSDKSRLNRSSKPPNLDLKRGFTTSNSYHHVVNSRNTPSTNSNESNGSPNSITSSSVHEHGHPTGGPIPPPAAHPNAVAHHHPHPHHHHQGAHGGSSNHSSTPTTHGGHHGGHAVVPSGPHQNHHHPQHPQHHHGSVNTSQQQQQQQPPQQQLQHHHHHGSAVGGGGGAAAGAAATHYYTAGPPGSGQPLAAAGPHGQASYYTPGGTHTQRGGSVGSNNGNAGSSSTVGGTNGGTSGTNNGGHATHHTHALTATAATVMHNTAVAAAAAAVEPYHQQLIPINATPGMSYVKIGHSYFPSLALPQSRRSPPNEIRPLAGVYPTMNMVMPASARQFTPRPQHSSGYGGNKATKTLR, from the exons TTTGCTGGTGGAAAAGGCAAGCATTTAACCCGTAGTCACGCCATGCGTGAGTCAACTTCCCCGCCCCGGACGCCTACACCACGATCTCCGACCGATCAGCTtagcgggagcagcagcagcaacagcaacagtcccGGTGGCGGGGCTACAACAACCAACATCGACCACAGTACCGCCGCCATTGctagcgatggtgatggtacgcCGCTCATCAACGGTACTGCCGCCTGCCAGCTCGAGCGGTCGCCCGTGGACGGGTCCAGTGATTCTACTGTACCCTCGGGGGAACCCCGCCACGGCAAACACGTTCCGAACGGTAACAGCTCGCCGAACGGTAAAAGTCAGCTAGATGTAGACTTTCCAAAGCTGACGCCACCGAAAACGTCCTTCAATCCGAACGCAAccagcaacggtagcaacgGCAGCTCCCTTCATGTTCCCTCCAAGGCGGCTAAGAACGGTGGCGGTCAGAGCAACAGCGCCGGTAGCACGGCGGCCAACGTGTCGAGCAAAACGAATGCTAATCGTGCGGTTGGCGAAGGAGGTAAAGTAGGCTGCGATTCGGCTTCTTCGACAACGAACTCCAACGTCTGCGGTGCTGAAACGAATGGTAGACTGACCCAGAGGGAACCTCTGCTAGTGGCAACGGGTAGTAGCAGCCAGGATTCGGGATCGAGCAGCAGTTTCGATCAGCCGGACGGAGTTGAACCGCACCTCGGTGGATCGAATCGCAGAGGGATGGCAACACAATGCCAAAGTGTGCTAGCCGTTTCCGTCGGGGCAGCGAccgaggagcaacagcagcagcaccgttcaAACCGGGACGACGAAGAGAGTCGCAACCATGGCACGCCGATGTCATCAGTGTTGAcctcatcagcaccatcagcgaACAGTAATTATTGTGATAACGAGGGACGTCagaatcagcaacagcagcatcaccacaacaaccaccatcagcatcgccatcatcaacagcagtcaGCACAGCAACCGAGGGAAGTCTACTTTGCCGGTAACCAGCACGACGACAGCGAAGCCGATGCAACCAGCCAGATCAACATACAGTTTTCGCACGAAACGGAAACCCGTTACATACAGTGCGATAGTCCTACGGAGAGCCTTATGAGAAGCAGTGGCGGTAGCAGCGGAGCCATCAATCTATTGGGCGCCGGCGCTGGTAACAATGCAACCGGCACTCCGAGCACCCCGGCCGCGAACACCGCCAGCGGTAataatggtggtagtggtagcggtGGCAAGAAGCGCAGTGGTGCTTCCGGTAAGGGAGGAGGCAGCAAGGCAGCGAGATTAAAAAACATGAGCGGAGGCTCGTCCTCCAGTGTTGACGGTGGccctgctggagctggaccTCCCACTGTCTCCGCcggaagcggtggtggtgcgggccCAGGAAACGCTAGCGGTAGCGGTGGGTTCGCCGGTTCCCGAGACTCGTGCGAACAGTTCACCGATCAGAGTGGCGTGAATTTGCTGCAGTTCTTCAAAGAAACGCTAAACAAGAACTTCAAGGACCGCAACATGCTGATGAAGATCGAAAAGGAGCTGCTAGCGCTGGCGATGGACCGGAGCCGCAGCCAGATGAAATTTCCGCCCATGTCTTCCTACAACCGCATGCTGATCCATCGGGTGGCGGCGTACTTCGGCATGGAGCACAACGTGGACGCGACGCAACAGTGCGTGATTGCGGAGGTAACGTCCGGTACGCGCATCCCGGAGATACGGTTCAAGAACCTGATTTCGGACAGCTTCTCGGAGGAGCCGCGCAAATCGATACTGAAGCGCGATACGCACAGCTTCGACGAGTATCACCGCTTTGGAGGTGGTGGCGCAGGAGGGGTAGgttccggtggcagtggcagtgggtTACTTCACTGCCCCGACCGTGGCATGCTCGACCGGAAGGCGAAAAGCTTCGAAGAACGCGAAGAGGAGTACGATAAGACGAAGCGACGACTCTTCAAGAACCGTGGCGAG CACGATTCCGAACCTGACCAGTGGCAGTGGATCTCTACCGATGTCGGTGGAGGCGATATGGGTCCGATGCTGACCGATATGAATGTCGGTCCACGGCATCAGCAAAAGCTGCAGAACAATCGCTTGCTGAAAGTACAATCAGTG TCAATCGAAGGACGATCGGATGAGCGACCATGCGTTTCCAAATCGCACAGCTTCGGTGGCTACGGTGGTTCATCGCAGAATGCCTCTCTATTGCGGGGTGATTCGATCACATCGACGAAAAGTGCCGGTGCTCGGCTGTTCACGAAGCAGGACTCGAATGCCAGCGCGAATACTCCATGGAGGTTGTCGCCATCGAGCAGCGG GTCCTACCTTACTTCCAGCTACAAAACgcaatcgatccgatccgactcGGTAACGCCATCGCCGACCGGTTACGGCAGTGGAGATCACACACCGGAACCGTGCGGCACATCACCTTCCTCCACGTGCGGTGTCATGTGGGCTGTCACCGATATGGCAAGCGTACCGAAGGGCAGCGTATTGATTGATCCACAAACCTTCCAACCGATCGTCAATCAGGATGG TACGCTGTATCATTTCGATCCCTCCAACCTACCACCGGCAGCGGGTGGACCGTGGCCAGGCAACGGCAAGGTGTCGAAGCGAAAGTtcgaaaagcaaaaatccTTTAGCAGCAAGCACAATCCGCAAAGTAGCAGCTCCCTGGAGAGCCCGATAGAGGCATCGTTTGCGGGTCGAACGGTTGACTGTGGCCAGCAAACACAGGCCATGACGCCGTTGGGCGATAATCCCATCACTACCAttacgacgacaacgccgaCGACCATCACCGAGGAGGTGGTAAACGAACTCGGGTGCTACGATGGCACCGGCGGAACAGGTGGCCTACCATTGCTTGACACTACGAAAGACAATGCGGATCTAGACG AGAGCTCTAGCATCTGCGATGAAATCTCACAAACGACCAACGAGCTTGGTGCGATGAAGCTGCAGAAACATCAAGCTACTAGTCctatgctgctggccagcgaATTGCAACCAGTTGATATGAATGAA ATTCAATACGGCACTAATCAGAGCGACCATCATGGCAATCTCGTCAGTACTGCCTTGAGTTCAACCCCGGTGCTGGTAGACGATGTTCTTGTCCATCGGAATGACGTGGAACCGTCAGCTGTCGGTGGGTCCGCAGAAGTGGCTTCCTGTATTGCATTGTCAACGACAGCCAGTGAGACCGAATGCGGCGATAAACTAACATTAGTTTCAGATCTAGAGCCTGTCGAATCATCGGTAGCATCGGCTGTACAGCTACTCCAAGTGCACGAGCCCGTCAGCAGTAGCACTACGCTAGATGCAGGTGAAGATgtggacgaggatgatgaaggAGACGATCGGAGTGAAACTCCAACCGATGCCGGTCAGGAGGAGGTAGAAGAAGTGGATAAGAAGAACGATATGGTGAAGGTGGCCAACGTGGTGCAGACCGTCGTTCCACTGGCTAGCTATACCAGCTCGGCAACACCtaccggtggtgttggtggtgcgcctGGTGCATCCGTTGGAGCGTACACCGTCACGTAcgatggtggaggtggtggacaTCCGGGCACTACCGTCTACGGTACGCCGGCTCTGTCAACGACAACATATCAGACCGGG CCGGACGGTTCTATCTATGCGGTACCGTCCTCCCTCGTCTACACATATCCAACGACGATGGATCCGAGCGAGATGTCCGGTGGATACTTCGTGCCCGTGTTTGATCCGCAACAGCGAGATGCGGCCAGCCTTTGCTCGACACCCGGTGCCTCTATCTATACCGCATCGGCTGGCGCCCCTTCGACAGTATTACATCCGATCGCTTACACACCTACGGCGGCAgccgcagcggccgctgccgctgcctacGGTGGTACACCGCTCTACCAGAATCCGCTCGTCTACTCGTCCGACCAGTTCCCGACGGCACAGGCAGCCGCGGCCGCACAGCTCTCACAGTATCCAATCAGCTACCCGATCGGTATCGGATATCCGTTCAATG GTGCTACGTACCAAAACTACTGGAACCAACCTATTACTTACTACGTTCCTCAAGCGCCGGTACAATCGGCAACGGTTGGCGGACCGTCACTTATCATGCCGTCGCCTATTGCACAAACGCCAACGAATGGCGCTGGTAGTGCTGGcatcatcacaaccaccaATGCTGCGTCCGCAACGCATGGCACGGTGGCTGGTACCAGCACGGCTGGTCCTGGCATGGGAGGAAAGCGTAACGGAACGCCTCCGAACAATCATGTTGGGCAAGGGCATGCCCCGTCACAGCCACTGCCAGCGCCACCGTCGAATCACAGCGCATCAGTTACGCCCGTTCCGATCTCTCCGTACGCTACGAATATTCCCGTACCATTGCCCGATCCGTCGTCGGCCGCTGGTGCCCCGATGTACGCCGCCTTTCCACAGCCTCTCTATCCGAATATGCTTCCTTTCGCTAGTCCGCTAGCTGCCCATCCTCACTCGACGGCCGCGGCCACAGCGGCAGTCAACTCGATGCTTCCCACTGCCgctccattccaccaccatgcTGCACCGCAATCGTCAGCatcgggccaccaccaccatcatcaccatcaccagcagcagcagcagcaacatcagcaaccacAGCATCAACCGTCACACCCACACCATAACCCAattcactcgcactcgcatccTCATGGTGCCGGAGGTAGTagtgcgggtggtggtgcaggatcCGAGGCAACCGTCGGTCAGGGACAACACTATGGCCATGCTATTGGACCGAACACTGCAGGTGCTagtgggggtggtggaagcaacagtagcagcagtagcgcaagcagcagcagccacggtaGCAATAACGGTACCGCGAACGCACAGACGCCCCAGTCGACTCCGAGTACACCGCTCTCGTTACCGATGTCGCTGCCGGCTCATcatggtggtggaaagggagGTAGTGTACCGTTGTTTCCGACGCCTCCCATGGTACAGCACGGTCCCGGTGCAGGAGGCTACAGCGTAACAGCTACCAGCGTACATCATCATTATGGTGGCCAAATAGTTGAAGAGCGCAAAAATGGTGGCCCCGGTGGTTATCAGGGTAGCAGCAAAGGGAGGCTACCAAACGCGCCCAGCTCAGGAGGCAGCTATTTTAACTATAGCACTGCCGCCGGCACCGGCGTGCGACAGATGACACCGAACGGCCCGGTAACCGGTCCGGCAGGAACGAGCACCTATCAGCCGAACAATAAAGGTGGTGGCAGCTATGCGACGAATACAGGGAACAATACTGCTGGGCCAACGACAGGGGCAACCGGGGGACCACTAATACTAGGACCTCCGCCACCGGGTAAGGGAGGTAACCGTCATGAATCAGGCGGGGCACCGACGAACAGTAAACCTCCTCTGATACCGACGCTTCCAACGATGGTGGCCAATACGGTGCCACCCTCGGCCACTGGTGGAGCGATGAGTGACAAATCACGGTTAAATCGATCTTCGAAGCCCCCAAATCTGGATCTGAAGCGTGGCTTCACTACATCGAACAGCTACCATCACGTAGTGAACAGTCGGAACACGCCGAGCACGAACTCGAACGAAAGTAACGGTTCGCCGAACAGTAttacgtcgtcgtctgtgCATGAGCACGGCCATCCGACCGGCGGTccgataccaccaccggctgcccATCCTAATGCCGTtgcccaccatcatccacatccacaccatcatcatcagggggCGCACGGCGGTAGTAGCAATCACTCGTCGACTCCAACAACTCATGGTGGACACCATGGTGGTCATGCTGTGGTTCCTAGCGGTCCAcatcaaaaccatcatcatccacaacacccgcagcatcatcatggcaGCGTAAACActagccagcaacagcaacagcagcagccgccgcaacaacaactacaacatcatcatcaccatggatctgctgttggtggtggtggtggtgcagctgcaggagCAGCGGCGACTCATTACTACACCGCGGGTCCACCGGGCAGTGGTCAACCGCTGGCCGCCGCAGGACCACACGGACAGGCGTCCTACTATACACCCGGaggtacgcacacacaacgaggGGGTAGTGTTGGGAGTAATAATGGAAACgctggcagcagtagcaccgtAGGAGGAACGAATGGTGGCACTAGTGGAACCAACAATGGGGGACACGCTACACACCATACGCACGCTTTGACTGCAACGGCTGCAACAGTTATGCATAACACGGCCGTagctgcagccgccgctgcGGTTGAACCGTACCATCAGCAGCTGATCCCAATCAATGCTACCCCTGGGATGTCGTACGTTAAGATCGGACACTCGTACTTT ccCTCACTAGCGCTACCCCAGAGCCGTCGATCGCCTCCAAATGAAATACGTCCTCTAGCCGGTGTCTACCCAACTATGAACATGGTTATGCCGG CATCAGCACGACAATTCACACCGCGCCCGCAGCACAGCAGTGGTTACGGTGGTAACAAGGCCACGAAAACGCTTCGGTAA